The DNA window GATGGGAGGCGAAGCGCGCAAGCTGCTGGAGGACGCCCAGTCCATGCTGGACAGGCTGCAAGAAGGGAAACTGATCCGCGCCCACGGCGCTTTTCGGCTCTTCCCCGCCGCCCGCGTGGAGGACGACATCGAGGTTTACGCCGATCAAGAGCGCGAGGAGGTGCTGGCCGTTCTCCATACACTGCGCCAGCAGACCCAGAAAACGGGCGGCCATCCCAATCGGGCTCTGGCCGATTATGTGGCCAGCCGCGAGAGCGGACTGCACGACCACCTGGGGCTGTTCGCCGTCACTGCAGGAGATGGCGTGGCCGAGCTGGCCCGCCGGTTCGAGGAAGAGCACGACGATTACAACGCCATTCTGCTCAAGGCCCTGGCCGACCGTCTGGCCGAAGCTTTCGCCGAGTATCTGCACCAGAAGGTGCGGCGCGAGGCCTGGGGATACGCCGCCCAGGAAGAGCTGGACATTCAAGCCCTCATCGCCGAAAAGTATCAAGGCATCCGTCCAGCTCCGGGATATCCGGCCCAACCCGATCACACCGAGAAACGCACCCTCTTCCAGTTGCTCGACGTTGAGGACAAATTGGGAATCGTGCTGACCGAGAGTTGCGCCATGATGCCGGCGGCCTCGGTGTGCGGCATCTATTTCTCCCATCCCGATTCGGCCTACTTCAACTTGGGCAAGATCGGGCGCGACCAGGTCGTCGACTACGCGCGCCGCAAGGGCATGCCGCTGGAAGAAACCGAGCGCTGGCTGGCTCCCGTGCTGGCCTACGACCCCGACCGTATGGAGGCGGCGGCTCCAGCCTAGGGGTAGCGAGCGACCTCATACCGTCGAGCGCAATTGAGCATTCACCGCGGTCGCTGAAACTTGACCCGTGTGTGAACTTGTTGGCCACCTAGTGGCCCTTGCCCAACCACCAATTTCCTAGGACCAACTACCAAGAGAGAGATCGAGCCTTAACTCGGATCCTCGTCTTGGACGCGGAACTGGGAGTGGCCTTCTTTTTTCCACTCGAAGAGACGCCTTAACAGTTGGCCGGCCTGCTCGCTATCGCCTGCTTCCACCGCCGCCTGGAACTCGTCCAAGGTGCTCAGCATCTTGTCGATGGTCTGGCGGAATTCGGCGACGAAGGCTTCACGTTCCTCCTCGGGCAGGTCGGCTGTTTTCAGCGGTTTTTCCTTCTGGGCGGCCAAGGCATGAAGGCGGAACTCCTTGATCAACTCCAGCACCGAAGCCTTGTTGGCCGCGTCGCGGGATTGACGACGAATCTGGCGCAGAATGTCGTTCATGTTCTCCATTCGCTGCACGATCTCGGGCTTTTCCTCATCTTGAGGAGCGGCCGCAGCAGGAAGGGAAGCGCTTATCAGCAACGAAAGTGCGAGAAGGATTCTGCTCATCTGTTCGACTCCGTTCAGGGGCTTATTGGGGTGGACGTAAACTCAATTTTCCTCTTCCTCGGGGGGAAGAAGTTCTTCTCCCGGCGGCCAGGGGATGTTCTCGCGGATCCAACGTCTGATCAACTCGATCTCGCCGGGAGTCAGCGGATCACCCTTGGGCGGCATGGGATAGATTTCGTTATAGGGATCCTCTTCGTCGGCCTCGATAAAAGTAACCAGCATGCTGGCGTCGGGGTCTCCGGGCACCACGGCTTTCCGCTCCATGAACTCGGCGATTTCGCCGCCTGCCAGCATCCGCTCACGCGTATCCATGCGGAATTCGCTCTTCTGCTCGCCGGGCCCGTGACAGTTGAGACAACGCCTCAAAATGGGACGCACCTGGTAAAAGAGGGAATAATCGGCATCAGAGTTTCGCGCCGAGGTGAGATCGTCCGTTCGGACCGGCTCCTCGCCCTCGGCCGGGTCTGCGGCGTCGGTCCGGCCCAGGGGCTTCTCCCGCAAGAACTGGCGGGCGGTGAGGGGACCCAGGGCGCGCAGTTCCAGCACATGATCGGTCAGAGCTTGCAGATCTTCTTCGCTCATGTGATCGGCGTAGGCCGGCATGTCGATGGCCTGCCGCTGCTGAAAGTAGCGGCCGGGGCTGAAGCCCAGGAAGCCCTGATCGAGGAAGGCCTGGGAGGCGCCGTCGCGAATCCACTCCAGCACTTGAGTTCGTTCGCCTGCGCCGGTGAGGGCGTCGAAGTCGTCCCCGAAAAAACCGGGGATGTAACCTTTGAGCGAATCGAGGTTGCCGATGCCGCCCTGACCCAACGCTCCATGGCAGGAGTAGCAGGCCATCCGATGGGCTAGAGCCTCCCCTGGCGTCAGCGGGTAGTCGGAGCCTTGGCGCAGGGCCTGGTCGACTTCATAGCGATATTGTTCAAGGGCCAGATAGGCGATGATGTCGTCGATCTGCTCGACCGAGAGGTGATGTTTGTAGGCCGGCATCTTCAGCGCCTCTTGCTGGCGCGAGGCCATGTAGACCTGGGAGTGCTCCTTTTCGTCGGTGATGCCGTCGGCGATCCATTGGCGCATCTCGGCGATCGACATGCGTTGGCTGAAGAGAGAGGGGATGCTCGAATACTCCTGGGCGGAATCATCCTTGGCCGGATTGAACGCTCCCGAGGAGGCGGGATTGTGGCAGGACCAGCAGCCGGCCTCCTCCATCAGACGCGCACCCCGCTGGGCCGGCGAGTACTCCGGAAATATCTCGTCCCTGAAGACGATCACCAAGACTGTCAGGGTAAGGGCCGCTAAGAGCAGGAGCAACAGGGTCAAGCGGCCCTTTTTGCGTGGACGTCCCATGCTCTCAGCAGTTCATGCAGCGGATCTCTTCAAAAATGTCCGACTCCAGGTCGCTTTTCTCGCGGGCGAAGTCGATCAGGCAACGTACCGCCTTCGATTCGTCGATGAGGCCGTGCTCTTCGGTCATCTCCCGCAGCCATTCATATTGGTCTTCTTTGAGTTCCACGCTGTATTCGATATTCTCGCTCATGCTTCTCCTTTGAATTGCAAACGGCCTCATTCTAACATCGCTTTTAACCTTGACGGCGGAAGGGCGCTAAATGATTGAAGCCGCTTGATTTAGGCGATTCAGCGAGATCAACGGCGGCTGGCCGCTTCGCTGGGCCTTCTGAAAGCTCTCACGGTCGCTCAGGCCGCGCCAGCCTTCGGCGATGAGGACTTGGGCCAAGGCTCCGCCCAGCGATTCTCCCGGGCCCAGCAGCACGAAATGGTCGGGATTGTATTCCAGGGCCGCCACCCGCACGGCGGCGCTGAAATCGAAGGGGCGAAGCACTTGTTCCTCCAGGGTGTAGAGGGAGAGGGCCTCGGCCAAGGTCTGCATAGGCTTCCACTGAGCGCCCCGCCCGTCGATGGCGGGGGTGTGGGGCTGATGCCACTCCAGGTCGTTGAGTTTTCGCCGGGCGAAGCGGGAGAGAGGCTCCATCAGGGGGGTGTGGAAGGCGCTGTGGTAGGCGAGCTGAAGGGGGAATTGGCGGCCGTTGCGGGTGACCGGGGGCAGCTTTTCACTCATGGCCTCCAGTCCTGACGGAGTGCCGCCCAGGACCGCATAGCCTCCCAGGCGGATCGACAATCCGGCCCAACAGGCGCTCTCGGACGGCGGCTCTCCTTGAGCCGCGAGGGCCTGCGCGTCGTCGTCGCTGACCGAGCGGGCCAACTCCAACACCTTCTCCAGGCTCCCGCGCCGGGGGCGCCAGTCGTGGTCTTCCACCAGCGGATAGATGATTTGTCCGCCACGGACGTTGCCGCGCTGCTGCAAGCCCATTTCATTGACCAGTCGAAAGGCCTCGGCGAAACCGAGGGCGCCGCAGAGATAGAGGGCGCTGTACCATCCCATCGAGTTGCCCACCACGGCCACCACTTCGTGATCGGGATTGAGGAGGGCGGCATCGGCGGCCGTGCAGGTGAAGATGAGCGCCGATGCGTTCTCGCCGGGCAGGTGAAGGGCGGAGCTGAAGCGTTGGGCGGCGTCCAGTTCGCTGACGGTGGGCTGGCTTCGCCGACGGCGCATTTCGTCGGCCTCTCCCACCAGCCGCTCTCGCTCTGAAAAGCGCGGATGTTCCTGAAAACGGCTCAGGTAGCCCAACTCGCTCTTGCCGTAGGTCCCCCGTCCGGGGGCCACCAGCACGATCCTAGCCACGCAGAACCTCCCATCTTTGCCGTACGGCTTGAGCGATGCTTTGCCGCGAGGGGAGCACGTATTCCCAGGCCGTCCCCAGGGGGATATAAGTGTCCTCTCCGCAAACTCGCGTCAGATGGGGCATTTCGTCCTGCAGGGCCTCGCACAGCAGGGCGGCGATTTCTTCCGACAGTCCGCCGGTTCGGCGTGATTCGTCCACCAGGATGACGCTTTTTCGTCCTCGTGCGGCGTCGACGATCGCCTGGCGATTGAGCGGCGTCAGGAAATGCAGTTCCAGGATGGCAAATTCGATGCTCTGCCGGGAAAGGTCGTGCTGAGCTTGTCGGCTCAGGTAGCATCCGTTGGCATAGCTGATAACCAGAATCTCGGCCTCCTGCCGGCCGTGAAAGCTGACGTGGCCGAAGTCGAGTGTTTCCTGAGGAGCCGGGTAGGGAAAGAGCCAGTCGTCGTCCCCGGTTAGGTCCTTGGCCATGTAAAGGGCGATGGGCTCCAGGAAGAGCACGACGGCGCCGCATTCAAGCGCCAGGCTGACGGCACAGCGCATGGCGCGTACAGCATCGGGCCCGTTGCTGGCGGTGACGATGATGATGCCCGGAATCTCGCGCAGCGAAGCGAATCCGTTGTCGTTGTGGAAGTGTCCTCCGAACCCCTTCTGGTAGGCGAAGGAGGCGATGCGCACCACCATGGGATTGCGGAACTGGCCCTGAGAGAAGAACTGCAGCG is part of the Acidobacteriota bacterium genome and encodes:
- a CDS encoding cytochrome b562, which translates into the protein MSRILLALSLLISASLPAAAAPQDEEKPEIVQRMENMNDILRQIRRQSRDAANKASVLELIKEFRLHALAAQKEKPLKTADLPEEEREAFVAEFRQTIDKMLSTLDEFQAAVEAGDSEQAGQLLRRLFEWKKEGHSQFRVQDEDPS
- a CDS encoding c-type cytochrome, with the protein product MTLLLLLLAALTLTVLVIVFRDEIFPEYSPAQRGARLMEEAGCWSCHNPASSGAFNPAKDDSAQEYSSIPSLFSQRMSIAEMRQWIADGITDEKEHSQVYMASRQQEALKMPAYKHHLSVEQIDDIIAYLALEQYRYEVDQALRQGSDYPLTPGEALAHRMACYSCHGALGQGGIGNLDSLKGYIPGFFGDDFDALTGAGERTQVLEWIRDGASQAFLDQGFLGFSPGRYFQQRQAIDMPAYADHMSEEDLQALTDHVLELRALGPLTARQFLREKPLGRTDAADPAEGEEPVRTDDLTSARNSDADYSLFYQVRPILRRCLNCHGPGEQKSEFRMDTRERMLAGGEIAEFMERKAVVPGDPDASMLVTFIEADEEDPYNEIYPMPPKGDPLTPGEIELIRRWIRENIPWPPGEELLPPEEEEN
- a CDS encoding ACP S-malonyltransferase; its protein translation is MARIVLVAPGRGTYGKSELGYLSRFQEHPRFSERERLVGEADEMRRRRSQPTVSELDAAQRFSSALHLPGENASALIFTCTAADAALLNPDHEVVAVVGNSMGWYSALYLCGALGFAEAFRLVNEMGLQQRGNVRGGQIIYPLVEDHDWRPRRGSLEKVLELARSVSDDDAQALAAQGEPPSESACWAGLSIRLGGYAVLGGTPSGLEAMSEKLPPVTRNGRQFPLQLAYHSAFHTPLMEPLSRFARRKLNDLEWHQPHTPAIDGRGAQWKPMQTLAEALSLYTLEEQVLRPFDFSAAVRVAALEYNPDHFVLLGPGESLGGALAQVLIAEGWRGLSDRESFQKAQRSGQPPLISLNRLNQAASII